The following proteins come from a genomic window of Rutidosis leptorrhynchoides isolate AG116_Rl617_1_P2 chromosome 10, CSIRO_AGI_Rlap_v1, whole genome shotgun sequence:
- the LOC139872910 gene encoding NADH dehydrogenase [ubiquinone] 1 alpha subcomplex subunit 2-like, with protein MAWMGQLSKTIKEVRLLFCQTSPASSSTRAFIEKNYKDLKKANPKLPILIRECSGTEPQLWARYDMGVERGIRLEGMSETQISKALEDLAKAGSSL; from the exons ATGGCATGGATGGGACAATTATCCAAAACTATTAAAGAAGTTCGTCTTCTCTTTTGTCAAACTTCACCTGCCAGTTCTTCCACTAG GGCGTTTATTGAGAAAAATTACAAGGACCTGAAAAAAGCAAACCCTAAGTTGCCAATTCTGATCCGCGAGTGCAGTGGTACCGAACCTCAGCTATGGGCGAGATATG ACATGGGCGTTGAAAGAGGCATTCGTTTGGAAGGGATGTCTGAAACCCAGATATCTAAGGCGCTCGAGGACCTTGCGAAGGCTGGGTCATCCCTTTAA